In Antennarius striatus isolate MH-2024 chromosome 8, ASM4005453v1, whole genome shotgun sequence, a single window of DNA contains:
- the dctpp1 gene encoding glutamyl-tRNA(Gln) amidotransferase subunit B, mitochondrial, giving the protein MMATNGKDDCGVKCDASSVSSNGSNDTFVDTSYSRVETGPACHSKQLNGDSGRAERFRFSSQPTVEDIRRMQAEFTDERDWNQFHQPRNLLLAMVGEVGEVAELFQWRGEVAEGLPDWTDSEREHLAHELSDVLIYLVELAEKCRVDLPQAVIRKMALNRLKYPASKVHGSSKKYTEYKD; this is encoded by the coding sequence ATGATGGCTACAAATGGAAAAGACGACTGTGGCGTAAAATGTGACGCTTCATCGGTGTCTTCCAATGGCAGCAACGACACGTTTGTAGACACCTCGTATTCACGTGTGGAAACCGGGCCGGCGTGTCACTCCAAGCAGCTAAACGGAGACTCGGGACGAGCGGAGCGGTTCCGCTTCAGCTCCCAACCCACAGTTGAGGACATCAGGCGGATGCAAGCGGAGTTCACAGACGAGCGGGACTGGAACCAGTTTCACCAGCCCCGTAACCTGCTGCTGGCTATGGTCGGGGAAGTGGGCGAGGTAGCAGAGCTCTTCCAGTGGCGAGGGGAGGTGGCGGAGGGCCTGCCGGACTGGACCGACTCGGAGAGAGAGCACCTGGCACACGAACTGAGCGACGTCCTGATCTACCTGGTGGAGCTGGCCGAGAAATGTCGCGTCGATCTTCCTCAAGCTGTGATCCGGAAAATGGCCTTGAACCGACTGAAGTATCCCGCCAGTAAGGTGCACGGATCGTCCAAAAAATACACCGAGTACAAGGACTGA